A single region of the Buteo buteo chromosome 16, bButBut1.hap1.1, whole genome shotgun sequence genome encodes:
- the OVCH2 gene encoding ovochymase-2, with product MRVVPSKLQFLLTGIVCITEFCAVPSALQKDLKCGQKVQETKPWSYLNLFTRIVGGNQVKQGSHPWQVSLKLRQKHFCGGTIVSAQWVVTAAHCILDRNLVQYMNVTAGEHDLRIRENGEQTLPVKYVIKHPNFDPRRPMNYDVALLKLDGAFTFSSSVLPACLPDPGEKFEAGYICTACGWGRLNENGVLPQVLYEVNLPILNSKECSRALSTLKKPIQGDTIMCAGFPDGGKDACQGDSGGPLLCRRKHGAWTLAGVISWGMGCARGWISNEKKKHYNRGSPGIFTDLSAVLPWIQENMSADLKMKSSTAFCSIQDGKLPDSEGQLHFPGSPNQFYQNHQLCVWTLFVPEGNYILLHFSHFDIEPETFCDYDSLSVYSKDDRLVGKFCGGDLPLPILIGSNSIRLKFVSDNKDYGTGFSMTYKALTPAILPDSGCESLAVLFEEGVLQSMHYPERYSNMADCQWIICAPEDHVIKLTYQSFEVEESEDCSYDAVTVYEDVGKEEEIAKSCGFALPAPVLSSSAVMLVVFHSDETETFGGFRATISFVHVTDLDTLDSTSEEEFEDMDMTEEEIQITTDGICGVPSNQPRFIFSRIIGGEVAVPYSWPWQVSVQISDEHICGGAVLAKEWVVTAAHCFNSKELYRDLWMVVTGLHDLTEQEYRQKRSVKQYIIHPSFNKTTMDSDIALLQLAKPLEFNHYVRPVCLPAKEEAVQPSRVCVVTGWAAHEEDREKGKKLHQLEVPILVLDTCQSYYMNLPSKVTQRMICAGFPLEEGKDSCTGDSGGPLVCPSEDNSGFYTLHGITSWGLGCGRKSYPGVYTNVGAFVDWIKQSVNSSDLPIFMV from the exons ATGCGTGTTGTCCCCAGTAAGCTGCAGTTTCTCCTGACGGGGATAGTTTGTATTACAGAGTTTTGTGCTGTACCGTCTGCTCTTCAGAAAG ATCTGAAGTGTGGGCAGAAAGTTCAAGAGACAAAACCGTGGAGTTACCTTAACCTTTTCACTCGGATTGTTGGGGGAAACCAGGTGAAACAAGGCTCGCATCCATGGCAG GTTTCCCTGAAACTAAggcaaaagcatttctgtggaGGCACTATTGTTTCTGCTCAGTGGGTGGTCACGGCAGCTCACTGCATCTTAGACAG GAACCTAGTCCAGTACATGAATGTCACTGCAGGAGAGCATGATTTGAGGATCAGGGAGAATGGCGAGCAGACACTCCCTGTTAAATATGTCATTAAGCATCCAAACTTTGACCCCAGAAGGCCGATGAACTATGACGTTGCCCTTCTGAAGCTGGATGGTGCCTTCACCTTCA GTTCATCAGTTTTGCCAGCATGTCTTCCTGATCCTGGTGAAAAGTTTGAAGCAGGATATATCTGCACTGCTTGTGGTTGGGGCCGCTTAAATGAGA atgGAGTACTCCCTCAGGTCTTATATGAGGTCAATCTACCAATCCTAAACAGTAAGGAGTGTTCAAGAGCATTATCAACTTTAAAGAAACCCATCCAAGGTGACACTATAATGTGTGCTGGATTTCCAGATGGAGGAAAAGATGCCTGCCAG GGTGACTCGGGAGGCCCTCTCTTGTGTCGACGTAAGCATGGTGCCTGGACTCTCGCTGGTGTGATCTCCTGGGGGATGGGATGTGCTCGTGGCTGGATAAGTAatgagaagaagaaacattACAACAGAGGATCTCCGGGAATATTCACAGACCTCAGCGCGGTGCTTCCCTGGATTCAAGAGAACATGAGTGCTG atctgaaaatgaaaagctccACAG CGTTTTGTAGCATTCAGGATGGCAAACTCCCTGACAGTGAAGGACAATTACATTTTCCTGGAAGTCCCAACCAGTTCTATCAAAACCACCA ATTGTGTGTATGGACTCTGTTTGTACCAGAAGGGAATTATatattgcttcatttttccCACTTTGATATAGAGCCAGAAACGTTTTGTGACTATGATTCTTTATCAGTCTATTCAAAAGATGACAGACTTGTTG GGAAATTCTGTGGAGGAGATCTTCCATTACCCATTTTGATTGGGTCCAATAGTATAAGGCTGAAATTTGTTTCTGACAACAAGGATTATGGAACTGGTTTTTCCATGACCTACAAAGCTCTTACACCAGCTATTCTTCCTG ATTCTGGCTGTGAGTCCTTAGCTGTCCTTTTTGAAGAGGGTGTGTTACAAAGTATGCACTATCCAGAGCGCTACAGCAACATGGCAGACTGTCAATGGATTATTTGTGCACCAGAGGACCATGTAATAAAG cttacATACCAGTCTTTTGAAGTAGAAGAAAGTGAAGATTGCTCTTATGATGCCGTGACTGTGTATGAAGATgtgggaaaagaggaggaaattg CTAAGTCTTGTGGATTTGCCCTACCAGCACCTGTTCTAAGCTCCTCTGCTGTGATGCTAGTTGTCTTTCACTCTGATGAAACAGAGACCTTTGGAGGATTCAGAGCTACAATCTCTTTTGTTCATGTAACAG ATTTAGATACTTTGGACTCAACTAGTGAAGAAGAATTTGAAGATATGGATATgactgaagaagaaatacagattacAACAG ATGGTATTTGTGGAGTGCCTTCAAATCAGCCCAGGTTCATCTTTAGCAGGATAATTGGAGGTGAAGTAGCTGTACCATACTCATGGCCTTGGCAGGTCAGTGTACAAATTTCAGATGAGCACATCTGTGGAGGAGCAGTTCTTGCCAAAGAATGGGTTGTCACAGCTGCTCACTGCTTTAATTCTAA ggaactGTACAGAGACTTATGGATGGTGGTAACTGGACTTCATGATCTTACAGAGCAAGAATACAGACAG AAAAGGTCAGTAAAGCAGTATATTATACATCCGAGTTTTAACAAGACCACTATGGACTCTGATATCGCTTTACTGCAACTGGCCAAGCCCTTAGAATTCAACCACTATGTGCGCCCAGTGTGCCTCCCAGCCAAGGAGGAGGCTGTTCAGCCCTCGAGGGTGTGCGTTGTCACAGGATGGGCTGCACATGAAGAAG acagggaaaaggggaaaaaactgcaTCAGCTGGAAGTCCCCATCCTGGTGCTCGACACATGTCAGAGCTATTACATGAATCTTCCCAGTAAAGTGACCCAGAGAATGATCTGTGCTGGATTCCCTCTGGAAGAAGGCAAGGACTCATGCACA GGTGATTCTGGTGGCCCATTAGTTTGTCCTTCAGAAGATAACTCGGGATTTTACACCCTTCATGGAATCACTAGCTGGGGCTTGGGCTGTGGAAGGAAGAGCTACCCGGGAGTATACACAAATGTTGGTGCTTTTGTTGACTGGATCAAGCAGAGTGTTAACAGTAGTG ATCTCCCCATTTTCATGGTGTGA
- the CYB5R2 gene encoding NADH-cytochrome b5 reductase 2, whose protein sequence is MEALAVAPVAVAVVVVAVSAVLLLLLRGTGRRASGPVTLRDPLAKYSLRLLDKEEISHDTKKFRFGLPSPDHILGLPVGQHVYLSAKIDGNLVIRAYTPVSSDETKGYVDLIIKVYHKNVNPKFPEGGKMSQYLDDMKIGDIIDFRGPNGLLVYKGSGTFLIKPHKKSEAEKKFAKHLGMIAGGTGITPMLQLIRRITNDPKDSTKCYLLFANQTEKDILLRAELEDIAKRHPDQFTLWYTLDRPPQDWKYSSGFVTADMIKTHLPSPGSETLILMCGPPPMIQLACQPNLDKLGYPKSSTFSY, encoded by the exons ATGGAGGCGCTTGCG GTTGCCCCCGTGGCGGTGGCCGTGGTCGTGGTAGCTGTATCtgccgtgctgctgctgctgctcagagggACGGGGCGGAGGGCGAGCGGCCCCGTCACTTTGCGGGACCCCCTCGCTAAATACTCGCTGCGGCTGCTGGACAAGGAG GAAATCAGTCATGATACTAAGAAATTCCGATTTGGGCTACCTTCACCGGATCATATATTAGGATTACCTGTAG GCCAACATGTTTATCTTTCTGCAAAAATTGATGGTAATCTGGTGATTCGAGCCTATACCCCAGTTTCCAGTGACGAGACAAAAGGTTATGTTGATTTAATTATTAAG GTCTACCACAAAAATGTGAATCCCAAGTTTCCAGAAGGTGGGAAGATGTCCCAGTACCTAGATGACATGAAGATTGGAGATATTATTGATTTCAGAGGGCCAAATGGGCTCCTTGTCTATAAGGGGTCAG GTACCTTTCTTATCAAGCCCCATAAGAAGTCCGAAGCAGAGAAGAAGTTTGCAAAGCATCTTGGGATGATAGCTGGAGGAACAG gaataACTCCTATGTTGCAGCTGATTCGTCGTATCACAAATGATCCTAAGGACTCCACAAAATGTTACCTTCTTTTTGCTAATCAG acagaaaaagatataTTACTGAGAGCTGAGCTAGAAGACATTGCTAAGAGGCATCCTGATCAGTTCACGCTTTGGTATACACTGGACAGACCTCCACAAG atTGGAAGTACAGTTCTGGCTTTGTCACTGCAGACATGATTAAAAcccacctcccttcccctgGCAGCGAGACACTCATTCTCATGTGTGGACCACCACCTATGATTCAATTAGCATGTCAGCCCAACCTGGACAAACTTGGCTATCCCAAGAGCAGTACATTTTCCTATTAA